A genomic window from Agrobacterium tumefaciens includes:
- a CDS encoding BTAD domain-containing putative transcriptional regulator, producing the protein MVIHEGTKVAGNAELIPIRLFGTPRCDAVREAFFPSKGFALIAALILAPNQSLSRQHAASLLWENVEQKRALGNLRQLILRLQKLPNEDESILLTEGNDLKAGKLAQRTDLAIFLVGARAEDPMRRLQALLEFSGDLLDGLDAGQDHLYLWLLSERRRLKDLFFSSYTQLLEELTRFGRASSNDIARLAECACKIEPEREETYRAAMAAYARIGNISACEGMFALLQEQLRQEARSPEAETVALRRRIQSLASTITTPAEPDEASRRKTTTKPRVAFGLPARVDGLPASPVMHAFIEDVANSLVRYRTFTVLSPHSTFALSRDRADDGYAMLRADYRIMSSVFDDTGMSVALIEEATGEIVWSLEVVLTERHIHTAFRLLSKQVAAALAREIERLQVEPDRNHSGEAYRQLLEGQQLLRGKCDLPLLRRARSMFRRAVDLDHGMAVARARVAQSLQLEWLMLGGNDPHLLHRAKAEADASVEIDPALGVGHWMCAVVALYQRDFDISAEKFFEAEALAPNSADLLLQHADALAHFGDAETAWEKFQQAIDLNPLAPDIYWWAGASIAFKREDYGAAVELCARMENDEPALRVLTASHALHGDLAAARETGGRLQENYPGMSAREISSLSPDRDPIANEKFYHALRLAGIK; encoded by the coding sequence ATGGTGATTCATGAGGGGACGAAAGTGGCTGGGAACGCTGAACTGATACCGATCCGGCTTTTTGGCACCCCGCGCTGTGATGCGGTGCGGGAAGCATTTTTCCCGTCCAAGGGCTTTGCCCTCATCGCAGCCCTCATTCTTGCGCCCAACCAGTCGCTTTCCCGCCAGCACGCCGCATCGCTCCTGTGGGAAAATGTCGAGCAGAAACGCGCACTCGGCAATTTACGACAGCTGATTCTGCGCCTTCAGAAGCTGCCCAATGAAGACGAGTCCATCCTTCTGACCGAAGGGAACGATCTGAAGGCGGGAAAGCTGGCGCAGCGGACCGACCTTGCGATCTTTCTTGTCGGCGCGAGAGCCGAAGACCCGATGCGGCGGCTGCAGGCCCTGCTCGAATTTAGCGGCGACCTGCTGGATGGGCTGGATGCCGGGCAGGATCATCTCTACCTCTGGCTATTGTCGGAACGCCGTCGTCTCAAGGACCTGTTCTTCTCAAGCTACACGCAGCTTCTGGAGGAGCTGACCCGCTTCGGCCGCGCCAGCTCCAACGATATCGCGAGACTTGCCGAATGCGCGTGCAAGATCGAACCGGAACGCGAGGAAACCTACCGCGCCGCCATGGCCGCCTATGCGCGGATCGGAAATATCAGCGCCTGCGAGGGCATGTTCGCGCTGTTGCAGGAGCAGCTGCGTCAGGAGGCACGCTCGCCGGAAGCCGAGACCGTGGCGCTGAGACGCCGGATACAGAGCCTCGCCTCAACGATAACCACCCCCGCCGAGCCTGACGAAGCCAGCCGGCGAAAAACCACCACGAAACCGCGCGTCGCCTTCGGCCTGCCGGCCCGGGTGGACGGGCTGCCGGCATCGCCGGTCATGCATGCCTTTATCGAGGATGTCGCCAACAGCCTGGTGCGCTACCGGACCTTTACCGTCCTTTCACCACACAGCACCTTTGCGCTCTCGCGGGACCGGGCCGATGATGGTTACGCCATGCTGCGGGCCGACTACCGGATCATGTCGTCGGTTTTCGACGATACCGGCATGTCGGTGGCGCTGATCGAGGAGGCGACCGGCGAAATCGTCTGGTCGCTGGAAGTGGTTCTCACCGAGCGGCACATCCACACCGCATTTCGCCTGCTCTCCAAACAGGTGGCTGCGGCGCTTGCCCGCGAGATCGAGCGGCTACAGGTGGAACCCGACCGGAACCATAGCGGCGAGGCCTACCGGCAATTGCTGGAGGGCCAACAGCTCCTGCGCGGCAAATGCGACCTGCCGCTTCTGCGCAGAGCCCGCTCCATGTTCCGCAGAGCCGTCGATCTCGATCACGGCATGGCCGTCGCCCGCGCCCGGGTGGCGCAGAGCCTGCAGCTGGAATGGCTGATGCTGGGCGGCAACGACCCTCACCTGCTGCACCGCGCCAAGGCGGAGGCCGACGCTTCCGTGGAGATCGACCCTGCCCTCGGTGTTGGCCACTGGATGTGCGCCGTGGTGGCGCTCTACCAGCGGGATTTCGACATATCCGCCGAAAAATTCTTCGAGGCAGAGGCGCTTGCTCCCAACTCCGCCGACCTCCTGCTCCAGCATGCCGATGCACTCGCCCACTTTGGCGATGCCGAAACCGCCTGGGAGAAGTTCCAGCAGGCGATCGATCTCAACCCGCTCGCACCCGATATCTACTGGTGGGCCGGCGCCAGCATCGCCTTCAAGCGCGAGGATTACGGCGCGGCGGTGGAATTATGCGCGCGAATGGAAAATGACGAGCCGGCCCTGCGGGTTTTGACCGCAAGCCACGCGCTGCATGGCGATTTGGCCGCTGCCCGGGAAACCGGCGGCAGGCTTCAGGAAAACTATCCGGGTATGTCGGCGAGGGAGATCAGCAGCCTTTCTCCAGACCGTGACCCGATAGCGAATGAAAAATTCTATCACGCACTTCGATTAGCTGGGATCAAATAG
- a CDS encoding TfuA-like protein, with product MKTVVFAGPSIHGVTGEKMSGLDLRGPAACGDIFDAVQQGVRTIGLIDGLYGDCAAVWHKEILHALSSGVTILGAASMGALRATECAAFGMIGIGEIFAAYFDGRRFSDADVAVSHAPGELGYRPLTIALVDAEATLEACRDKITPEDYDTLLRAARYLHFSRRTWRAITTEAGLGSEVANFLAKEAVSVKRNDAVELLEALNAGDLPSPPSPSWKFQNTVFFQQLAARRMTGEKMP from the coding sequence ATGAAAACCGTGGTTTTTGCAGGCCCCTCCATCCATGGTGTCACTGGCGAAAAAATGTCAGGTCTCGATCTTCGCGGACCGGCGGCCTGCGGTGATATTTTCGATGCCGTGCAGCAGGGCGTCCGGACAATCGGTCTCATCGACGGCCTTTATGGGGACTGCGCCGCCGTCTGGCACAAGGAAATCCTGCATGCCCTGTCATCCGGCGTCACTATTCTCGGGGCTGCCAGCATGGGAGCGCTCCGGGCGACGGAATGTGCCGCCTTCGGCATGATCGGCATCGGCGAAATCTTCGCGGCCTATTTTGACGGACGACGGTTTTCCGACGCGGATGTGGCGGTCAGCCACGCGCCGGGTGAACTTGGCTATCGTCCACTGACGATCGCGCTGGTCGACGCCGAGGCAACGCTAGAAGCGTGCCGCGATAAAATCACACCGGAAGACTACGATACGCTGCTGCGCGCTGCCCGATACCTGCATTTTAGCCGCAGAACATGGCGTGCCATTACCACTGAAGCCGGGCTTGGTTCAGAAGTGGCAAATTTTCTGGCCAAAGAGGCCGTTTCCGTAAAAAGAAACGACGCGGTCGAACTTCTGGAGGCGCTCAATGCAGGGGACCTGCCGTCCCCGCCATCGCCATCATGGAAATTCCAGAACACGGTGTTTTTTCAGCAATTGGCGGCGCGGCGGATGACGGGAGAAAAGATGCCGTGA
- a CDS encoding ROK family transcriptional regulator, translated as MTERRNGGLTGIGTTQGALLGYIRRKGSASRVELADHCNITPAAVSMMTRNLLERGIIVEGARRQEGRGAPHIDLLLKKNVGYALGVHANCYLVMLTLLNFGGEIVGELRLRGSYRAFSDVQKALQEGSEELLAKNAIDRKDLIGAVIAMPTRFHREAASLDLAEEVISWADSDLSAMLREALPCPVIIENDANAAAMGELTLGNTAGHENFAYIYLSEGIGGGVIIKNELYRGYLGNAGEIGALRNRNVSRPSFEDLAAWCLKHVGEKPAGRAPDVWTDYLSRNPAVLDAWLERAGPEVASLGFAVSAVLAPTAIYVGGTLPRIVREKLVDWLDFKRSDPFNGSKVIQPQILLPEVIATDPVAFGAAAMILHGVSETG; from the coding sequence TTGACTGAGCGACGAAACGGCGGACTTACGGGCATCGGCACGACGCAGGGCGCGCTTCTGGGTTACATCAGGCGCAAGGGTTCGGCCTCGCGGGTCGAGCTTGCCGATCATTGCAACATAACGCCGGCCGCCGTCAGCATGATGACGCGCAATCTGCTCGAGCGTGGAATCATCGTGGAGGGCGCGCGACGGCAGGAGGGGCGCGGCGCGCCCCATATCGATCTGCTGCTCAAGAAAAACGTCGGTTATGCCCTTGGCGTGCACGCCAATTGTTATCTGGTGATGTTGACGCTCCTGAATTTCGGCGGCGAGATCGTCGGCGAATTGCGGCTGCGCGGCTCCTATCGTGCATTTTCCGATGTGCAGAAGGCGCTTCAGGAAGGATCCGAGGAACTACTGGCAAAAAACGCGATCGACAGGAAGGACCTGATCGGCGCCGTGATTGCCATGCCGACCCGCTTTCACAGAGAGGCCGCGTCGCTCGATCTGGCCGAAGAGGTGATTTCCTGGGCAGATTCGGACCTTTCCGCCATGCTGCGCGAAGCGTTGCCCTGCCCGGTGATCATCGAAAACGACGCCAACGCCGCCGCCATGGGCGAACTCACGCTCGGCAACACGGCCGGGCATGAAAATTTTGCCTATATCTACCTGTCCGAAGGCATTGGCGGCGGCGTCATCATCAAGAACGAGCTTTATCGCGGTTATCTCGGCAATGCCGGCGAGATCGGTGCCTTGCGCAACCGCAACGTTTCGCGACCCTCCTTCGAAGATCTGGCTGCATGGTGCCTCAAGCATGTGGGCGAAAAACCCGCAGGGCGCGCGCCCGATGTCTGGACGGATTATCTGTCGCGCAATCCGGCCGTGCTTGATGCGTGGCTTGAGCGGGCAGGCCCGGAGGTCGCCAGCCTTGGCTTCGCCGTCAGCGCCGTACTTGCACCCACCGCCATCTATGTCGGCGGCACATTACCGAGGATCGTGCGTGAAAAACTGGTGGACTGGCTGGATTTCAAACGCTCGGACCCGTTCAACGGCTCGAAGGTGATACAGCCGCAGATCCTGCTGCCTGAAGTGATCGCGACAGACCCCGTTGCTTTCGGCGCGGCGGCGATGATCCTCCACGGCGTCAGCGAAACGGGCTGA
- a CDS encoding ABC transporter substrate-binding protein: MFKSLSLMATVALGTLLPAVAFAEDIKIKLWTLADKNGPGRVTNIEAAAGIMNAQFKAAGVDKRIVIDVNNSSVQGWDALALDTLKAFSVGQGPDIYVLPHEWIGQFAQDGYAMPMEGKIAATPWVYGDILPVLWDSARATDGKIYGVPQDAEIRMFFYNKDMLRKIGKDEAFIEGLPAKVDAGEFTLDDLTALSKEVVDGKVAQYGMLHRPNVGIDYLMVFQSYGVKFMDEKTGKLLFPKAEMVKALGWYERNAKQGVTPVDNTAMSWEAIQTAFKTEKSFIFHQGVWAVAWQVGEKNGATWPTDGKGYFNKIGWIAAPAAEKGGKPANLSHPLLYTLNPKGTNPDIAADLVALATLPYFNNEHAVTSYHTAISNAQTAMPKYKDNWALSAASPMMKFAKFVPNHTKFSSYNKVLFSGLQAVETGKMTAAQAVDFIADELELQFGADVEIRETASN, encoded by the coding sequence ATGTTCAAGTCTCTTTCTTTGATGGCGACAGTCGCTCTCGGCACGCTTTTGCCGGCTGTTGCCTTTGCCGAAGACATCAAAATCAAACTCTGGACGCTCGCCGACAAGAATGGACCTGGCCGCGTCACCAACATCGAAGCCGCCGCCGGCATCATGAACGCGCAGTTCAAGGCCGCAGGCGTCGACAAGCGCATTGTCATCGACGTCAACAACAGTAGCGTACAGGGCTGGGACGCCCTGGCACTCGATACGCTGAAGGCGTTTTCTGTCGGCCAGGGGCCGGACATATACGTTCTGCCGCATGAGTGGATCGGCCAGTTCGCGCAGGACGGTTACGCCATGCCGATGGAAGGCAAGATCGCCGCTACGCCTTGGGTCTATGGCGATATCCTGCCGGTTCTGTGGGATTCCGCCAGGGCGACGGACGGCAAGATTTACGGCGTTCCGCAGGATGCGGAAATCCGCATGTTCTTCTACAACAAGGACATGCTGCGCAAGATCGGCAAGGATGAGGCTTTCATCGAGGGCCTGCCGGCCAAGGTCGACGCCGGTGAATTCACGCTCGACGATCTGACGGCGCTGTCGAAGGAAGTGGTGGACGGCAAGGTTGCGCAATACGGCATGCTGCACCGTCCGAATGTCGGCATCGACTACCTGATGGTGTTCCAGTCCTATGGCGTGAAGTTCATGGACGAAAAGACCGGCAAGCTCTTGTTCCCCAAGGCCGAGATGGTCAAGGCGCTCGGCTGGTACGAGCGCAATGCCAAGCAGGGCGTCACCCCGGTCGACAATACGGCCATGAGCTGGGAAGCGATCCAGACCGCCTTCAAAACGGAAAAGTCCTTCATCTTCCATCAGGGCGTCTGGGCGGTTGCCTGGCAGGTGGGTGAAAAGAACGGCGCGACCTGGCCGACCGACGGCAAGGGATATTTCAACAAGATCGGCTGGATCGCCGCTCCGGCCGCCGAAAAGGGCGGTAAGCCGGCCAACCTGTCGCATCCGCTGCTCTATACCCTCAACCCGAAGGGCACCAATCCCGATATAGCCGCCGATCTCGTGGCGCTCGCGACATTGCCCTATTTCAACAACGAACACGCCGTGACCTCTTATCACACGGCCATCAGCAACGCCCAGACGGCGATGCCGAAGTACAAGGACAACTGGGCACTCTCCGCCGCCTCGCCGATGATGAAATTCGCGAAGTTCGTGCCCAACCACACCAAGTTCAGCAGCTATAACAAGGTGCTGTTCAGCGGTCTGCAGGCGGTCGAAACCGGCAAGATGACGGCGGCCCAGGCGGTCGATTTCATTGCCGACGAACTGGAACTGCAATTCGGCGCAGACGTCGAAATCCGCGAAACCGCAAGCAACTGA
- a CDS encoding carbohydrate ABC transporter permease: MSQFQLRARRPARPIFYLAPALLLLGLFFLAPIVVNLVIAFTDMGANLKIGKFTAENFQRMVQRDIRLPIVLLTTLIYVGATLFIFNISLGALLAVTTTAMPDRLGNFFRGLWLLPRMSPAVLYGVLWIWIADPTSSGLLNQFLGALGAPVLNLRNDFPLILVVVANGVVGASFAMVILTSSIRSIPSHLANAARIDGASEWGVLRHVVAPALSAPIRFVTLYQALSLMTTYEYILLITGGGPVYDSTTYALYIYRRAFENGAYAYGAALALGLMAIGVAVTLVQWRLTNMRSTFAPPKIEVL; this comes from the coding sequence ATGTCCCAATTTCAGCTCAGGGCGCGCCGCCCGGCCCGGCCGATCTTTTATCTGGCGCCGGCTCTTCTTCTGCTCGGCCTTTTCTTTCTGGCCCCGATCGTCGTCAATCTGGTGATCGCATTCACCGATATGGGCGCCAATCTGAAGATCGGCAAATTCACGGCCGAGAATTTCCAGCGTATGGTCCAGCGCGACATACGCCTGCCGATCGTGCTGTTGACGACGCTCATCTATGTCGGAGCGACCCTGTTCATCTTCAATATCAGCCTCGGTGCGCTTCTGGCCGTTACGACGACGGCGATGCCGGACCGGCTTGGCAATTTCTTTCGCGGCCTGTGGCTTCTGCCGCGCATGAGTCCGGCCGTGCTCTACGGCGTGCTCTGGATCTGGATCGCCGATCCCACATCTTCCGGACTGCTCAACCAGTTCCTTGGCGCGCTCGGCGCACCCGTGCTCAACCTGCGCAACGACTTTCCGCTTATTCTGGTGGTGGTGGCGAACGGCGTCGTCGGTGCGTCCTTCGCCATGGTCATCCTGACGTCGTCTATCCGCTCCATACCGTCGCACCTTGCCAATGCCGCGCGCATCGACGGCGCCAGCGAGTGGGGCGTGCTTCGCCATGTCGTTGCACCGGCTCTCTCCGCGCCGATCCGTTTTGTCACGCTTTATCAGGCGCTCTCACTGATGACGACCTATGAATATATTCTGCTGATCACCGGCGGCGGCCCGGTCTACGACAGCACCACCTATGCGCTTTATATCTACCGTCGCGCCTTCGAAAACGGTGCTTATGCCTATGGCGCCGCACTCGCGCTCGGCCTGATGGCCATCGGCGTCGCGGTGACGCTGGTTCAATGGCGCCTCACCAATATGCGCTCGACCTTTGCTCCCCCTAAAATCGAGGTGCTGTGA
- the metE gene encoding 5-methyltetrahydropteroyltriglutamate--homocysteine S-methyltransferase, with protein sequence MPNKTIPVASLGFPRIGCHRELKFALEGFWSGKIPETELLETAARLRAENWVLQREKGIAHIPSNDFSLYDHVLDTAVMVGAIPSVYGWEGGDVSLSTYFAMVRGSQSEAHAGCGHAHGADDLHGLGVRALEMTKWFDTNYHYMVPEVSEDQHFVLTSQKPVEHFLEAKALGIHTRPVILGPVTFLKLAKAREAVFKPLDLLAKLLPVYEELLRRLHAAGANWVQIDEPVAALDLSEGERHALTMAYQTLSKAAPDLKILVATYFGGLEDNLETVVALPVAGLHIDLVRASNEFEAVLKALPANRVLSLGVIDGRNIWRADLAAIVDRLEAAIAARGVEAFQIAPSCSLLHVPVDLELETGLDADLKSWLSFATQKLGELATLGRALGEGKVAVAAELGAASKAAATRASSPKVTNTAVQKRIGTIGEADRQRTSAFAERQKVQAQAITLPLFPTTTIGSFPQTPEVRKARSAHAKGALTDAQYEGFLQKETEATIRWQEEIGLDVLVHGEFERNDMVQYFGEQLSGFAFTQHAWVQSYGSRYVRPPIIFGDVSRPKPMTVRWWEYSQSLTDKPVKGMLTGPVTILNWSFVRDDIARSLTCRQIALAIRDEVNDLEAAGAQMIQIDEAALREGLPLRHRDWQHYLGWAVECFRICSSGVGDHTQVHTHMCYSEFNQIIDAIAAMDADVISIETSRSKMELLDAFRTYKYPNQIGPGVYDIHSPRVPAVGEMVDLLALARERLDDRQLWINPDCGLKTRKWEEVRPALVNMVAAAAELRRALPR encoded by the coding sequence ATGCCAAACAAGACCATTCCAGTCGCATCGCTCGGTTTTCCGAGAATTGGCTGCCATCGCGAATTGAAGTTCGCGCTTGAAGGCTTCTGGTCGGGAAAGATTCCCGAGACGGAACTTCTTGAAACCGCCGCCAGGCTGCGCGCCGAAAACTGGGTGCTTCAGCGCGAGAAGGGGATCGCCCACATCCCCTCCAATGATTTCTCCCTCTATGATCATGTTCTTGATACAGCCGTGATGGTGGGTGCCATTCCGTCGGTCTACGGATGGGAAGGTGGAGACGTTTCCCTGTCGACCTATTTCGCCATGGTGCGTGGCAGCCAGAGCGAGGCCCATGCGGGTTGCGGCCACGCCCACGGGGCAGATGACCTTCACGGGTTGGGCGTTCGGGCGCTGGAAATGACCAAGTGGTTCGACACGAATTATCATTACATGGTGCCGGAGGTTTCCGAGGATCAGCATTTCGTGCTCACCTCGCAAAAGCCGGTCGAGCATTTTCTTGAGGCGAAGGCGCTCGGCATTCACACTCGTCCCGTCATCCTCGGTCCGGTCACCTTCCTGAAACTTGCCAAGGCGCGGGAGGCCGTTTTCAAGCCGCTCGATCTGCTGGCGAAGCTATTGCCTGTTTACGAAGAACTGCTGCGCCGTCTGCATGCGGCCGGTGCGAACTGGGTACAGATAGACGAACCAGTTGCCGCGTTGGACCTTTCCGAGGGTGAACGCCATGCGCTCACAATGGCCTATCAGACCTTGTCGAAAGCCGCGCCGGACCTGAAAATCCTCGTCGCCACCTATTTCGGCGGGCTTGAGGACAATCTGGAAACCGTTGTGGCACTTCCGGTCGCGGGTCTTCATATTGATCTGGTGCGTGCGTCCAATGAGTTCGAGGCTGTGCTGAAGGCTTTGCCCGCAAATCGCGTCCTTTCGCTCGGTGTCATTGATGGTCGTAACATCTGGCGTGCCGATCTTGCGGCAATCGTTGATCGGCTGGAAGCGGCCATTGCCGCGCGGGGCGTAGAAGCGTTTCAAATTGCTCCTTCCTGCTCGCTGCTGCATGTTCCCGTCGATCTCGAACTGGAAACCGGCCTTGATGCCGACCTGAAAAGCTGGCTTTCCTTCGCAACCCAAAAGCTCGGCGAGCTTGCGACGCTCGGCAGGGCGCTCGGTGAGGGCAAGGTTGCGGTTGCGGCTGAACTGGGCGCGGCTTCGAAGGCAGCTGCCACACGCGCCTCGTCGCCAAAGGTGACGAATACAGCCGTGCAGAAACGTATCGGAACGATCGGCGAGGCCGACAGGCAGCGGACGAGCGCCTTTGCCGAACGGCAGAAGGTGCAGGCGCAGGCCATCACCCTGCCGCTCTTCCCGACGACGACCATCGGCTCCTTCCCGCAGACGCCGGAGGTGCGCAAGGCCCGGTCCGCGCATGCGAAAGGTGCCCTGACAGATGCGCAATATGAAGGCTTTCTGCAAAAGGAAACCGAAGCAACCATCCGTTGGCAGGAAGAAATAGGTCTCGATGTCCTCGTTCACGGCGAGTTCGAGCGCAACGACATGGTGCAATATTTCGGCGAGCAGCTTTCCGGCTTCGCTTTCACTCAGCACGCATGGGTGCAGAGTTACGGCTCGCGTTATGTCCGCCCGCCGATCATCTTCGGCGATGTGTCGCGGCCGAAACCGATGACGGTTCGCTGGTGGGAATATTCGCAGTCACTCACTGATAAACCCGTCAAGGGCATGCTGACCGGTCCGGTAACGATCCTCAACTGGTCTTTCGTCCGCGACGATATCGCCAGAAGCTTGACATGCCGGCAGATCGCGCTGGCCATCCGTGATGAGGTCAATGATCTCGAGGCGGCAGGCGCGCAGATGATCCAGATCGATGAAGCAGCTCTTCGTGAAGGTCTGCCGCTTCGGCATCGGGATTGGCAGCACTATCTCGGCTGGGCGGTGGAGTGCTTCCGCATTTGCTCGAGCGGCGTGGGCGATCACACACAGGTCCACACCCATATGTGCTATTCGGAGTTCAACCAGATCATCGATGCGATTGCCGCAATGGATGCCGACGTGATTTCCATCGAGACCTCACGTTCGAAGATGGAACTGCTGGATGCTTTCCGGACCTACAAATATCCGAACCAGATCGGCCCCGGCGTTTACGACATCCATTCGCCGCGTGTACCGGCCGTCGGCGAAATGGTTGACCTTCTGGCACTGGCGCGAGAGCGGCTTGACGATCGGCAACTCTGGATCAACCCGGATTGCGGCCTGAAAACCCGCAAATGGGAAGAGGTGAGGCCGGCGCTCGTCAACATGGTCGCCGCAGCTGCGGAACTTCGGCGCGCGCTGCCCCGATAA
- a CDS encoding YcaO-like family protein, with translation MSATAASRHADASFFDPELLRQFGITRVGDVTGLDIIGIPVWFAVRPNSRGLSVSQGKGLVAEQARLSAIMEAVEGAVAEDTRKHVSAFGSLEQMRAKGVPLIPFETVGRVDPERLDPRRERGWVKGISVRQQQDVFAPYELIGMDFRADFPWDRQAFLMSSQGLAAGFNHDHAVLHALLELVENDACFLVDTFETRTIAPDPVTFPVGIDASFDSLVERLSDIDLTPPFFDMTNTLGVPVVMASLPRSVNALDGPATRNAAGAACRPATYDAAVAALLEAIQSRLTDISGARDDLSPLRYQRDMLTAPAFGRQPVERTPVQLDLVTDDRALPPWRQLAERLFTAGIKDIYVFPLETGVPGLNVVRVLASGLTPTSGGLQNISPRALDHFLSAGGLR, from the coding sequence ATATCAGCGACAGCGGCTTCAAGGCATGCGGACGCATCGTTCTTCGATCCCGAACTGCTCCGGCAGTTCGGGATTACCCGTGTCGGTGACGTGACCGGTCTCGATATTATCGGCATACCCGTCTGGTTTGCGGTGCGCCCCAATTCGCGCGGGCTTTCGGTTTCGCAGGGCAAGGGACTTGTCGCGGAACAGGCGCGGCTCTCGGCGATCATGGAAGCGGTCGAAGGTGCCGTCGCTGAAGATACCCGCAAACATGTCTCCGCCTTCGGCTCTCTCGAGCAGATGCGGGCAAAAGGCGTTCCTCTCATTCCTTTCGAAACCGTCGGCCGCGTCGATCCGGAAAGGCTGGATCCTCGGCGCGAACGCGGCTGGGTGAAGGGAATATCCGTTCGCCAGCAGCAGGACGTATTTGCTCCTTACGAACTCATTGGAATGGATTTTCGCGCGGATTTCCCCTGGGATCGGCAGGCTTTCCTCATGAGTTCGCAAGGTCTCGCGGCGGGGTTTAATCATGACCATGCGGTTCTCCACGCCTTGCTCGAACTCGTTGAAAACGACGCCTGCTTTCTCGTCGATACTTTCGAAACCCGCACGATCGCGCCAGATCCGGTCACGTTTCCGGTCGGCATCGATGCGTCGTTCGACAGCCTTGTTGAACGCCTTTCAGACATTGACCTGACACCGCCCTTCTTCGACATGACGAATACACTCGGCGTGCCGGTGGTGATGGCAAGCCTTCCCCGCTCGGTTAACGCGCTGGACGGCCCCGCAACCCGCAATGCGGCGGGCGCCGCCTGCCGTCCCGCAACCTATGACGCCGCTGTTGCAGCGCTGCTCGAAGCGATCCAGTCGCGACTGACGGATATCAGCGGCGCGCGGGATGATCTCTCCCCACTGCGTTACCAGCGGGACATGTTGACTGCGCCCGCTTTCGGGCGGCAACCGGTAGAACGGACGCCGGTGCAGCTTGATCTTGTAACGGATGACAGAGCTTTGCCGCCCTGGCGCCAGCTTGCCGAGCGCCTTTTCACCGCAGGAATCAAGGATATTTATGTCTTCCCACTGGAAACGGGTGTCCCGGGCCTCAATGTCGTGCGGGTTTTGGCGAGCGGCCTTACCCCGACCAGTGGAGGCCTGCAAAACATATCGCCGCGGGCGCTCGATCATTTCCTGAGCGCCGGAGGTCTTCGATGA
- a CDS encoding helix-turn-helix domain-containing protein: MQPKLPSPIDVHVGTQIRMRRKSLGMSQSALAGRLGITFQQVQKYEKGANRVGASRLQAIASVLGVDVSSLFANATPDVGNDNPAIGSINAMQSFVASNEGFSLNQAFSRIKSASIRRSIVALVTSLAATETAENTTAPEKKNDE, translated from the coding sequence ATGCAGCCCAAACTTCCCAGCCCGATCGACGTGCATGTCGGCACCCAGATCAGAATGCGGCGCAAGTCGCTCGGCATGAGCCAGAGCGCTCTGGCCGGCCGGCTCGGTATCACCTTTCAGCAGGTCCAGAAGTACGAAAAAGGTGCAAATCGCGTTGGTGCATCGCGTTTACAGGCCATCGCATCGGTTCTCGGTGTCGATGTCAGCTCGCTTTTCGCCAATGCCACGCCCGATGTCGGAAACGACAATCCGGCCATAGGCTCGATAAACGCCATGCAGTCCTTCGTCGCTTCGAATGAAGGATTTTCGCTCAATCAGGCCTTTTCGCGAATCAAGAGCGCAAGCATCCGCCGAAGCATTGTCGCCCTCGTGACATCGCTTGCAGCGACCGAAACGGCGGAAAATACGACCGCGCCAGAGAAGAAGAACGATGAGTAA